From a region of the Alphaproteobacteria bacterium genome:
- a CDS encoding (2Fe-2S)-binding protein has product MARHHVTTTVNGEPVEFLCDTEQTLLDALRDELSLTGAKEGCSSGDCGACSVIVDDRLVCSCLVLGVEAEGAKIETIEGMAEGEKLHPLQRVFLEEAALQCGFCTPGILVAAKSLLERNPDPSEIEIRYWLAGNLCRCTGYDKVVRAVQDAAAEMRGA; this is encoded by the coding sequence ATGGCACGGCATCACGTAACCACCACCGTCAACGGCGAGCCCGTTGAATTTCTCTGTGATACCGAGCAGACCCTGCTCGATGCGCTGCGCGACGAGCTTAGTCTGACAGGCGCCAAGGAAGGCTGTTCTTCTGGCGACTGCGGCGCCTGCAGCGTCATCGTTGATGACCGGCTGGTGTGCTCCTGCCTGGTGCTCGGGGTTGAGGCCGAGGGCGCCAAGATCGAGACAATCGAGGGCATGGCTGAGGGCGAGAAGTTGCATCCGTTGCAGCGGGTTTTTCTGGAAGAGGCAGCGCTACAATGCGGCTTCTGCACGCCGGGTATTCTCGTCGCCGCAAAGTCACTATTGGAGCGCAATCCGGATCCGAGCGAGATCGAGATCCGCTATTGGTTAGCTGGCAATCTTTGTCGCTGTACGGGCTATGACAAGGTGGTGCGCGCGGTGCAAGACGCGGCTGCCGAGATGAGGGGAGCCTAG